A region from the Hypericibacter adhaerens genome encodes:
- a CDS encoding conjugal transfer protein TraG, with protein sequence MSPASRAATAGSTGASAARGGSACDQTVFEGAEVMTGTRILWGQILVVALIILATTWGATEWTAWRLGFQAQLGAPWFILFGWPVYYPPSFYAWWFFYDAYAPAIFVEGAYIAASGGFMAIAAAIAMSVWRAREAKYVDTYGSARWARLDEVKAAGLLGPDGVVLGKLGRDYLRHDGPEHVLCFAPTRSGKGVGLVIPSLLTWPGSAIVHDIKGENWQLTSGFRARHGRVLLFDPTNARSSAYNPLLEVRRGEWEVRDVQNIADILVDPEGSLEKRNHWEKTSHALLVGAILHVLYAEEDKTLAGVASFLSDPRRPIESTLAAMMKTPHLGEAGPHPVIASAARELLNKSDNERSGVLSTAMSFLGLYRDPVVAAVTRRCDWRITDIVGGARPTTLYLVVPPSDIARTKPLIRLILNQIGRRLTEDLHAKARRHRLLLMLDEFPALGRLDFFESALAFMAGYGLKSFLIAQSLNQIEKAYGPNNSILDNCHVRVSFATNDERTAKRVSDALGTATELRAMRNYAGHRLSPWLGHLMVSRSETARPLLTPGEIMQLPPADEIVMVAGTPPIRAKKARYFEDRRLQARILPPPVLAKTDHQQLDDWTGRPLPPRPVQEQQAPSGMMDNEDPTGSEKRRQPELDRVTPIEKKPPIGNEFEIDPNDDEPDDAARLSRMNRLVQSLARQVSLDPNDGMEL encoded by the coding sequence ATGTCTCCGGCGTCGCGCGCGGCGACGGCGGGATCGACTGGAGCTTCGGCCGCAAGAGGGGGATCGGCCTGTGACCAAACCGTTTTCGAAGGAGCCGAAGTCATGACCGGAACCAGGATTCTCTGGGGCCAGATTCTGGTCGTCGCGCTGATCATCCTCGCGACGACCTGGGGCGCGACGGAATGGACGGCATGGCGATTGGGCTTCCAGGCACAGCTCGGCGCGCCCTGGTTCATCCTGTTCGGCTGGCCGGTCTACTATCCCCCGTCCTTCTATGCGTGGTGGTTCTTCTACGACGCCTATGCCCCGGCGATCTTCGTGGAGGGCGCCTATATCGCGGCGTCGGGCGGGTTCATGGCGATCGCCGCCGCGATTGCCATGTCGGTGTGGCGTGCCCGCGAGGCGAAGTACGTCGACACCTATGGCTCGGCGCGATGGGCCCGGCTCGATGAAGTGAAGGCGGCCGGCCTCCTCGGCCCCGACGGCGTCGTGCTCGGCAAGCTCGGCCGCGACTACCTCCGGCACGACGGACCCGAGCACGTCCTTTGCTTTGCCCCGACCCGAAGCGGCAAAGGCGTGGGCTTGGTCATTCCGTCCCTGCTCACGTGGCCCGGCAGCGCCATCGTCCACGATATCAAGGGCGAGAACTGGCAGCTCACCTCCGGCTTCCGCGCGCGGCACGGCCGCGTGCTGCTGTTCGATCCGACCAACGCGAGGTCGTCGGCCTACAACCCGCTGCTCGAAGTCCGGCGCGGCGAATGGGAAGTCCGCGACGTCCAGAACATCGCCGACATCCTGGTCGACCCCGAAGGCTCGCTCGAGAAGAGGAATCATTGGGAGAAGACCTCCCATGCGCTGCTGGTCGGCGCGATCCTTCACGTGCTCTACGCGGAGGAGGACAAGACGCTCGCAGGCGTCGCCTCCTTCCTCTCCGATCCGCGCCGCCCGATCGAATCGACGCTCGCGGCGATGATGAAGACGCCGCATCTTGGAGAGGCCGGACCGCATCCGGTCATCGCGAGCGCGGCGCGCGAGCTCCTCAACAAGTCGGACAACGAACGAAGCGGCGTCCTGAGCACCGCGATGTCGTTCCTCGGCCTCTACCGCGACCCCGTCGTCGCGGCCGTCACGCGCCGCTGCGACTGGCGGATCACCGACATCGTCGGCGGCGCGCGGCCGACCACGCTCTACCTCGTCGTGCCGCCGTCTGACATCGCCCGCACCAAGCCGCTGATCCGGCTGATCCTCAACCAGATCGGCCGGCGCCTGACGGAAGATCTCCATGCGAAGGCCCGGCGACACCGATTGCTTCTCATGCTCGATGAGTTCCCCGCGCTCGGCCGCCTCGACTTCTTCGAGAGCGCGCTGGCCTTCATGGCGGGCTATGGGTTGAAGTCGTTCCTGATCGCGCAAAGCCTCAACCAGATCGAGAAGGCCTACGGACCGAACAATTCGATCCTCGACAATTGCCATGTTCGAGTGAGCTTCGCGACCAACGACGAGCGCACGGCCAAACGGGTCAGCGATGCGCTCGGCACTGCGACCGAGCTGCGCGCCATGCGCAACTATGCCGGCCATCGCCTGAGCCCATGGCTCGGCCACTTGATGGTCTCGCGTTCGGAGACGGCGCGCCCGCTGCTCACGCCGGGCGAGATCATGCAGCTTCCGCCCGCCGACGAGATCGTGATGGTCGCCGGCACGCCGCCCATCCGCGCCAAGAAGGCCCGCTACTTCGAGGACCGGAGATTACAGGCGCGCATCTTGCCGCCGCCGGTCCTGGCAAAGACAGATCACCAGCAACTGGACGATTGGACGGGCAGGCCCTTGCCGCCGCGGCCCGTGCAGGAGCAGCAGGCGCCATCCGGCATGATGGACAACGAAGACCCGACTGGCTCCGAGAAGCGCCGTCAGCCGGAGCTCGACCGCGTGACCCCGATCGAGAAGAAGCCGCCGATCGGCAACGAGTTCGAGATCGATCCCAATGATGACGAGCCGGACGATGCCGCGCGGCTGAGCCGCATGAACCGGCTCGTGCAGAGCCTCGCGCGGCAGGTCTCGCTCGATCCCAACGACGGCATGGAGCTGTAG
- a CDS encoding CopG family transcriptional regulator, protein MPNPNKKRRLSVYLEPGVTKALAEYAARRAQSRSLIAEAAIASFLSPDAAERQEAALTKRLDQFDRRMARLERDLGIAVETLAVFVRFWLTTNPPLPEPAQAAARAKAGERYDAFVAALGRRLAQGPKLRQEISEDVPANTSSE, encoded by the coding sequence ATGCCGAATCCGAACAAGAAGCGGCGGCTCTCCGTCTATCTCGAACCCGGCGTGACCAAGGCGCTCGCCGAATACGCCGCACGCCGCGCCCAGTCTCGATCGCTGATCGCTGAGGCTGCCATAGCCTCATTCCTCTCACCCGACGCCGCCGAGCGGCAGGAGGCGGCGCTCACCAAGCGTCTCGATCAGTTCGACCGGCGCATGGCGCGCCTGGAGCGTGATCTCGGCATCGCCGTCGAGACGCTCGCGGTCTTTGTCCGCTTCTGGCTGACCACCAACCCGCCGCTGCCAGAGCCCGCGCAGGCCGCCGCCCGCGCCAAGGCCGGCGAACGCTACGACGCCTTCGTGGCCGCGCTCGGCCGGCGGCTCGCCCAAGGCCCGAAGCTTCGACAGGAGATTTCGGAGGACGTTCCGGCCAACACGAGCAGCGAATAG
- the trbB gene encoding P-type conjugative transfer ATPase TrbB, producing the protein MAVSFQQSEAVLRGTRMLRTALGPAIAGFLEDPSIVEVMLNPDGRLWIDRLSEGLADTGERLSPADGERIIRLVAHHVGAEVHAGSPRVSAELPGTGERFEGLLPPVVAAPAFAIRKPAVAVFTLQDYVAARIMTADQAEILRRAVADRRNILVAGGTSTGKTTLTNALLAEVSKSADRVVLIEDTRELQCAAPNLVAMRTKDGVATLSDLVRSSLRLRPDRIPIGEVRGAEALDLLKAWGTGHPGGIGTIHAGSAIGALRRLEQLIQEAVVTVPRALIAETIDLVAVLSGRGASRRLAELARVEGLGPGGDYRITPATAGPAGDHA; encoded by the coding sequence ATGGCGGTTTCATTCCAGCAATCCGAGGCGGTCCTTCGCGGCACGCGCATGTTGCGCACGGCGCTTGGCCCGGCCATCGCCGGTTTCCTGGAAGACCCGTCGATCGTCGAGGTGATGCTCAACCCGGACGGGCGGCTCTGGATCGACCGGCTTTCGGAAGGTCTTGCTGACACAGGTGAGCGCCTGTCGCCCGCCGACGGCGAGCGCATCATCCGGCTCGTCGCCCATCACGTCGGCGCCGAGGTCCATGCCGGCAGCCCGCGCGTCTCGGCCGAGCTGCCCGGAACGGGAGAGCGCTTCGAGGGCCTCCTCCCGCCAGTGGTGGCCGCGCCGGCGTTTGCGATCCGCAAGCCGGCCGTCGCCGTCTTCACGCTGCAGGACTATGTCGCCGCCCGCATCATGACGGCGGACCAGGCCGAGATTCTCCGCCGCGCCGTCGCCGACCGCCGCAATATCCTAGTCGCCGGCGGAACGAGCACTGGCAAGACCACGCTCACCAACGCGCTCCTGGCGGAAGTGTCGAAGTCGGCCGATCGCGTCGTTCTCATCGAGGACACGCGCGAGCTTCAATGCGCGGCGCCCAATCTTGTCGCCATGCGCACCAAGGACGGGGTTGCGACGCTCTCCGACCTGGTGCGCTCCTCCCTGCGCCTGCGCCCCGACCGCATTCCGATCGGCGAGGTGCGCGGCGCCGAGGCGCTCGATCTCCTGAAGGCCTGGGGCACCGGCCATCCCGGCGGGATCGGCACCATCCACGCCGGCAGCGCGATCGGTGCCCTCCGCCGCCTCGAGCAGCTCATCCAGGAAGCCGTCGTCACGGTCCCGCGCGCGCTGATCGCAGAAACCATCGATCTCGTCGCCGTGCTGAGCGGCCGCGGCGCCTCGCGCCGTCTCGCCGAACTCGCCCGCGTCGAAGGCCTCGGACCCGGCGGCGACTACCGCATCACCCCCGCGACAGCAGGCCCAGCAGGAGATCACGCATGA
- a CDS encoding TrbC/VirB2 family protein, with the protein MTTVRQPSFRQRPFAGPVRDRIGAIGLTAVGLIYAAPAYASGSSMPWEQPLQQILQSIEGPVAKVIAVIIIIVTGLTLAFGDTSGGFRRLVQIVFGLSIAFAASSFFLSFFSFGGGAVV; encoded by the coding sequence ATGACCACGGTCCGACAGCCATCGTTCAGGCAACGTCCATTCGCCGGCCCGGTCCGCGATCGGATCGGCGCCATCGGTTTGACCGCAGTTGGGCTCATCTACGCCGCGCCGGCCTATGCCAGCGGCTCGTCCATGCCCTGGGAGCAGCCGCTCCAGCAAATCCTCCAATCGATCGAAGGCCCGGTGGCCAAGGTTATCGCGGTGATCATCATCATCGTGACCGGCCTGACGCTCGCCTTCGGCGATACGAGCGGCGGCTTCCGCCGGCTGGTGCAGATCGTCTTTGGCCTGTCGATCGCATTCGCAGCCAGCTCCTTCTTCCTGAGCTTCTTCAGCTTCGGCGGCGGGGCTGTCGTGTGA
- a CDS encoding VirB3 family type IV secretion system protein: protein MAGVLDIAEVPGFSVPVHRALTEHILLGGAPRSIAILNGTLATALGLGLRLWLVGLGLWAVGHFAAVWAAKRDPMFVDVTRRHLRIPGFLGV from the coding sequence ATGGCTGGTGTGCTTGATATCGCCGAGGTCCCCGGCTTCTCGGTGCCGGTCCATCGGGCGCTGACCGAGCACATCCTCCTCGGCGGCGCGCCGCGTTCGATCGCCATCCTCAACGGCACGCTCGCGACCGCGCTCGGGCTCGGCCTGCGGCTCTGGCTCGTCGGCCTCGGCCTCTGGGCGGTCGGCCACTTCGCGGCGGTGTGGGCGGCGAAGCGCGATCCGATGTTCGTCGATGTCACGCGCCGGCACCTGCGCATTCCCGGCTTCCTGGGCGTGTGA